In Aedes albopictus strain Foshan chromosome 3, AalbF5, whole genome shotgun sequence, the following are encoded in one genomic region:
- the LOC134291176 gene encoding uncharacterized protein LOC134291176, whose translation MSACEMIRNGRAVDNNYLIGEIYKEFLNNAESAIKVQWIPSHMGIHGNEIADQLAVAKTQHKQSDYQGVTAGDALVLSAKNTWEDWNRKYKEVSKDKGKWHYQLMEKPGKRIWSKELILNPKEVKILNRIRSGHCMTKERRAKWGWEEDELCEWCEETENLKHIIYECPQYNLSRSQFPALEYMKPLEVILQEGCEEEMKQIVKFLEENNIHI comes from the coding sequence ATGAGTGCGTGTGAGATGATACGAAATGGAAGAGCAGTGGACAACAACTATCTCATAGGAGAGATATACAAGGAGTTCCTGAACAATGCGGAAAGTGCGATCAAGGTACAATGGATACCGAGCCATATGGGAATCCATGGGAACGAAATCGCCGATCAGCTGGCAGTGGCCAAAACACAGCACAAACAATCGGACTACCAAGGAGTAACTGCTGGAGACGCGCTCGTCCTGAGCGCGAAAAATACGTGGGAAGATTGGAACCGGAAGTACAAGGAAGTGTCGAAAGACAAAGGAAAATGGCACTACCAATTGATGGAGAAACCAGGGAAACGGATATGGAGTAAGGAGCTCATACTAAACCCAAAAGAAGTGAAAATTCTAAACAGAATTAGAAGTGGACATTGTATGACGAAAGAAAGGAGGGCGAAATGGGGTTGGGAAGAAGACGAATTGTGTGAATGGTGTGAAGAAACCGAAAATCTGAAACACATAATCTACGAGTGCCCACAATACAACCTAAGTCGAAGTCAGTTTCCGGCATTGGAGTATATGAAACCATTAGAAGTGATTCTACAAGAAGGCTGTGAAGAAGAAATGAAGCAAATAGTGAAGTTTTTGGAAGAGAACAACATCCACATATAA